The following coding sequences are from one Passer domesticus isolate bPasDom1 chromosome 11, bPasDom1.hap1, whole genome shotgun sequence window:
- the OTOL1 gene encoding otolin-1: protein MPGCPRPVPLLLALAVPVLAALKVTPNVLYTKPKPSQPPAAPPSVPGKIPFPAAPGRAEFPTLFPLENSTLDSAEFFFNCCDCCPPVVGPRGQPGPQGPPGPKGEKGDAGLPGLLGTPGPQGPKGSKGERGGKGEQGERGASGSPGYPGKPGLQGEAGAKGNKGSYGFPGLKGQKGAKGDTCDNGTKGDKGDRGDPGEPGAGGEQGDKGEKGDTGEKGYCGEPGGRGAKGDRGEGGTKGEKGSKGDTGTEGMRGAAGKQGEKGEQGRKGDKGDLGPAGTAGPSGPKGDAGAKGGRGAPGRKGSRGPKGARGDVPKAPRSAFSAALSRPFPPPNVPIRFDRVWFDERHDYDPATGKFNCSVPGAYVFSYHVTVRGRPARLSLVASSRRVAKARDTLYGQDIDQASFLTILKLRVGDQVWLEVGKDWNGLYASAEDDSVFTGFLLYPDGFEVLL from the exons atgccGGGCTGCCCGCGGCCCGTCCCGCTGCTGCTGGCGCTCGCTGTCCCCGTGCTGGCAGCGCTGAAGGTGACCCCGAACGTGCTCTACACCAAGCCCAAACCTTCCCAGCCACCGGCAGCTCCCCCGTCAGTCCCGGGGaaaatcccattcccagcagCGCCGGGCAGAGCGGAATTCCCCACGCTTTTCCCCTTGGAGAACTCCACGCTGGACTCGGCCGAGTTCTTCTTCAACTGCTGCGACTGCTGCCCGCCTGTGGTGGGGCCTCGGGGCCAGCCGGgcccacagggacccccag GTCCCAAGGGGGAGAAGGGAGAtgctgggctgccagggctgctgggaacTCCTGGCCCTCAAGGTCCAAAAGGATCTAAAGGAGAAAGAG gaggaaaaggggagcaAGGGGAGCGAGGAGCGAGCGGAAGCCCCGGTTATCCAGGGAAACCTGGGCTGCAAG GTGAAGCTGGAGCCAAAGGCAATAAGGGCAGCTACGGCTTCCCCGGACTGAAGGGACAAAAGGGGGCTAAAGGGGACACCTGTGACAACGGCACCAAAGGAGACAAAGGGGACAGGGGCGATCCCGGAGAGCCGGGAGCGGGCGGAGAACAGGGGGACAAGGGAGAaaagggggacacgggggaaaAGGGATACTGTGGGGAGCCGGGGGGCCGAGGGGCcaagggggacagaggggaagGGGGCACCAAGGGGGAGAAGGGCAGCAAAGGCGACACGGGCACCGAGGGCATGCGGGGGGCGGCTGGCAAACAGGGAGAGAAGGGCGAGCAGGGCCGCAAGGGTGACAAAGGGGACCTGGGCCCCGCGGGCACGGCGGGCCCCAGCGGGCCCAAGGGCGACGCCGGCGCCAAGGGCGGCCGCGGCGCCCCGGGCAGGAAAGGCTCCCGTGGGCCCAAGGGCGCCCGCGGCGACGTCCCCAAGGCGCCGCGCTCGGCCTTCAGCGCGGCGCTGTCGCGgcccttccctcctcccaaCGTGCCCATCAGGTTTGACCGCGTGTGGTTCGACGAGCGCCACGATTACGACCCCGCCACGGGCAAGTTCAACTGCAGCGTGCCCGGCGCCTACGTCTTCTCCTACCACGTCACCGTGCGCGGCCGCCCCGCGCGCCTCAGCCtcgtggccagcagcaggagggtggCCAAGGCCAGGGACACCCTCTACGGCCAGGACATCGACCAGGCCTCCTTCCTGACCATCCTCAAGCTGAGGGTGGGTGACCAAGTGTGGCTGGAGGTTGGGAAGGACTGGAACGGGCTCTACGCCAGCGCGGAGGACGACAGCGTCTTCACGGGGTTCCTGCTGTACCCCGATGGTTTTGAGGTTCTTCTGTGA